The region GGCGGCCGTCACCGTGTCCCTCGGCTGGGGAACCGACCTTTCCCCCGCAGCCTCGTTCTGTGAGTCACTAGGCGTCCCACACCACGTCGAAGATACAAACATCGGAAAGATAGTATTCGATGTGCGGCACGAGGGAAACCCGTGCTCCCTTTGCGCGAACATGAGGCGGGGCGCACTCAACAACGCCGCCCGCAGACTCGGGTGCAACAAGGTCGCTCTCGCCCATCACCTCGATGACGCACTCGAGACCCTGCTCATGAACGTGTTCTTCTCCGGCCGGGCGACCACCTTCTCCCCCAGCACCTACCTCTCGAGAAAAGACCTGACCGTGGTACGCCCGCTGGTGTACTGCACGGAGGCCATGACCCTCGATGTCGCGCGCACACTCGACTTGCCGGTAATCCGAGCTGACTGCCCTGCGGCCGGAAAAACGTCGCGCCAGGCGCTGAAGAGACTTGTGTCAGGCCTGCGCGGGTCGAATCCCAGGATCGACGAGAGCATCCTATCGTCGATGAAGGGGCTGTGGGGCGCAGGGTCCGGCCGTCGCCAGGCCGGAGGCTAGGCCCACGTCTCCCACGGCCCGGCGACCGGCTCGAAATGCCAGCAGCCCCGCCGGACGGCGGGCCTCCAGTCGCCCGCATCAAGGAGCGCGGAGAGGCGCTCCGCGAACCGCTCCGCCTCTTCTCTGCTTGTAAAATACATGAACGCTACCCGGTCGAACCCACCGGTGGCCTCCCTCGGCATCGGGTTAACGCTTACCTTGCCCATCAACCGGCGGTCCCGCATTGCGGCGTCCATAAGTACGTCCAGCAGGGCTTCTCCGCGGGGGGAATCTCC is a window of Bacillota bacterium DNA encoding:
- a CDS encoding tRNA 2-thiocytidine biosynthesis protein TtcA; amino-acid sequence: MIEHGDRLAVGLSGGKDSLSLLYALAHFRRVAPVEFELAAVTVSLGWGTDLSPAASFCESLGVPHHVEDTNIGKIVFDVRHEGNPCSLCANMRRGALNNAARRLGCNKVALAHHLDDALETLLMNVFFSGRATTFSPSTYLSRKDLTVVRPLVYCTEAMTLDVARTLDLPVIRADCPAAGKTSRQALKRLVSGLRGSNPRIDESILSSMKGLWGAGSGRRQAGG